From one Streptomyces sp. NBC_01478 genomic stretch:
- a CDS encoding MurR/RpiR family transcriptional regulator, giving the protein MPSPQQARAQASVITSGKTDPEVGAAPTSQLRELFDGPRLSPGQRRIAQYLIEHITEAAFLSITDLAERVGVSQPSVTRFAAAVGFSGYPALRERLQAIALRTLAGGPAAEENRSNELQAAVDAEIENLENLRRDFADPDRLIEVGRNLSASTPLTVLGLRISVSLAEYFAYAARRIHPDVRLVTRGGSVAYDAILQSREAGGTWLLAFDMPRHAHETLTALRVARSAGLKVALVTDLALGALADEADVTFATGTGSRLVFDSYAAPGVMASALLQAMTDADPERTQARLEDYEQIAEQHQFFMRD; this is encoded by the coding sequence GTGCCATCGCCGCAGCAGGCACGCGCCCAGGCATCCGTGATCACCTCGGGAAAAACCGACCCGGAAGTCGGCGCGGCACCGACGTCCCAACTCAGGGAACTCTTCGACGGGCCACGGCTGTCGCCGGGCCAGCGCCGCATCGCCCAGTACCTGATCGAGCACATCACCGAGGCGGCGTTCCTCTCCATCACCGATCTCGCGGAGCGCGTCGGCGTCAGCCAGCCCTCGGTGACCCGGTTCGCCGCGGCGGTCGGCTTCAGCGGTTACCCCGCGCTGCGCGAGCGGCTGCAGGCGATCGCCCTGCGCACCCTCGCGGGCGGTCCGGCGGCCGAGGAGAACCGCAGCAACGAACTGCAGGCCGCGGTCGACGCCGAGATCGAGAACCTGGAGAACCTGCGCCGGGACTTCGCCGACCCCGACCGGTTGATCGAGGTCGGCCGCAATCTGTCGGCGTCGACCCCGCTGACCGTCCTCGGGCTGCGCATCTCCGTCTCGCTGGCCGAGTACTTCGCGTACGCCGCGCGCCGTATCCACCCCGATGTACGGCTGGTGACCCGGGGCGGCAGCGTCGCCTACGACGCGATCCTCCAGTCGCGCGAAGCGGGCGGCACCTGGCTGCTGGCGTTCGACATGCCGCGGCACGCGCACGAGACGCTCACGGCGCTTCGGGTGGCGCGCAGCGCCGGCCTCAAGGTGGCCCTCGTGACCGATCTGGCGCTCGGCGCGCTGGCCGACGAGGCCGACGTCACCTTCGCCACCGGCACCGGCTCCCGCCTGGTCTTCGACTCGTACGCGGCGCCCGGCGTGATGGCCTCCGCGCTGCTCCAGGCCATGACGGACGCCGATCCGGAGCGCACCCAGGCCCGCCTGGAGGACTACGAACAGATCGCCGAGCAGCACCAGTTCTTCATGCGGGACTGA
- a CDS encoding substrate-binding domain-containing protein: protein MRPHVDQRHERVLELVRERGSLRVADLAAELGVSAVTLRRDVEALAGQGRVHRLHGAVVWPGGGSTAGARARQEPAAATASTASAEGVVIGMIVPTTASIFADIVRGARETVGARGGRLVLGVSGHGGTEDAVQAAHLLAGGAQGLLVAPSWPGGAPVGGQEQWLLDRGVPTVLVERSAPPGNPAAALDRVRTDRAHGAAVAVGHFASLGHHRITAVLQEGPHAAQIIAGYESAVRSLGLDDARGAPSVREHGDYESSVDHLVDAVRERGVTAALVHSDEDAIVLVPRLQARGIRVPDDLALIAYDDEVAPLADVPLTAVAPPKRAVGESAARLLLRRIAEHGTGRRPAPRQHIELLPELRIRSSCGGSARAR from the coding sequence ATGCGACCGCACGTCGACCAGCGCCATGAGCGGGTGCTCGAACTCGTCCGCGAGCGCGGCAGCCTGCGGGTCGCCGACCTCGCGGCCGAACTCGGCGTCTCCGCCGTCACCTTGAGGCGTGACGTGGAAGCGCTGGCCGGCCAGGGCCGAGTGCACCGGCTGCACGGCGCGGTGGTGTGGCCGGGCGGCGGGAGCACCGCCGGGGCGCGGGCACGACAGGAGCCCGCCGCGGCCACGGCGTCCACCGCGTCCGCCGAGGGCGTCGTGATCGGAATGATCGTGCCGACCACCGCCTCGATCTTCGCCGACATAGTGCGCGGCGCCCGCGAGACCGTGGGAGCGCGGGGCGGCCGACTGGTGCTCGGGGTGTCCGGACACGGCGGCACGGAGGACGCCGTCCAGGCCGCGCACCTCCTCGCGGGCGGCGCCCAGGGGCTGCTCGTCGCGCCCAGTTGGCCGGGCGGCGCACCCGTCGGCGGCCAGGAACAGTGGCTCCTCGACCGGGGCGTGCCCACCGTGCTGGTCGAACGCTCCGCCCCGCCCGGCAACCCCGCGGCCGCCCTGGACCGGGTACGCACCGACCGCGCCCACGGAGCTGCGGTCGCCGTCGGCCACTTCGCCTCCCTCGGCCACCACCGGATCACCGCCGTACTCCAGGAAGGCCCGCACGCCGCGCAGATCATCGCGGGCTACGAGTCGGCCGTACGCTCCCTCGGTCTCGACGACGCCCGGGGCGCCCCGTCCGTCCGCGAACACGGCGACTACGAGTCGAGCGTGGACCACCTGGTCGACGCGGTCCGCGAGCGTGGAGTCACCGCCGCCCTCGTGCACAGCGACGAGGACGCCATCGTGCTCGTGCCCCGGCTCCAGGCACGCGGCATCCGGGTCCCGGACGACCTGGCGCTCATCGCCTACGACGACGAGGTCGCCCCGCTCGCCGACGTCCCGCTCACCGCCGTGGCCCCGCCGAAGCGCGCGGTGGGGGAGTCGGCCGCGCGGCTCCTGCTGCGGCGGATCGCCGAACACGGCACCGGACGCCGCCCGGCCCCGCGTCAACACATCGAACTCCTCCCCGAGTTGAGGATCCGCTCGTCCTGCGGAGGCAGCGCGCGCGCCCGCTGA
- a CDS encoding peptidoglycan-binding domain-containing protein: MSTPPEPGSSSGGPVLEPARVLRRRRSDNLAELLRETRRDSSVFESVPVPRTIFGSEAETQELPPVPGELHPLSTTGPFGSEPATGPFGPGLRRAAIVVGVSAAALVGFACALLLPGRGEASTAQPVATPTPVVSATVTTTADPDGAGTLREGDSGSEVKELEERLLRIPNVYENGSTSGTYDATLTAAVARFQLWYGIRGDENGVYGDDTRKDLESRTTLDAGQ, from the coding sequence GTGTCTACACCGCCCGAACCGGGATCGTCGTCCGGCGGCCCGGTCCTGGAACCGGCCCGAGTCCTGCGTCGCCGCCGCTCCGACAACCTCGCGGAGCTGCTGCGGGAGACCCGCCGGGACTCCTCCGTCTTCGAGTCCGTGCCGGTGCCCCGGACGATCTTCGGTTCCGAGGCCGAGACACAGGAACTGCCGCCCGTACCCGGTGAGTTGCACCCGCTGTCGACGACGGGTCCGTTCGGGTCCGAGCCGGCCACCGGTCCCTTCGGGCCAGGGCTGCGCCGGGCCGCGATCGTCGTCGGGGTGAGCGCCGCCGCTCTGGTCGGCTTCGCCTGCGCCCTCCTGCTGCCCGGCCGGGGAGAGGCCAGCACCGCCCAGCCGGTCGCCACACCGACCCCGGTGGTGTCCGCCACGGTCACCACCACGGCCGACCCGGACGGCGCCGGCACCCTCCGCGAGGGCGACAGCGGCTCCGAGGTGAAGGAGCTGGAGGAACGGCTCCTGCGCATCCCCAACGTCTACGAGAACGGCTCCACCAGCGGCACGTACGACGCGACCCTCACGGCCGCGGTCGCCCGCTTCCAGCTCTGGTACGGCATCCGGGGCGACGAGAACGGCGTGTACGGCGACGACACCCGCAAGGACCTGGAGTCGCGCACGACGCTCGACGCCGGCCAGTAG
- a CDS encoding alpha/beta hydrolase family protein, which produces MFRARRIWVTAATVLAVAGGMSGSAQAAPPSDAGSFTATATADDGTLPPGWRITGKGSARQLVWRSGTRVPMGDARVEFHAGSRLLGVPAPAKDGRTFRLGLGAVAPEQLDDLQVLAAGRRLDVAGDNSASGSGRSEAAARPAVPLPAGAIDPGKAGTYRTTTGEYTLNSVRLPGYPQPIEMKAVVVAPKGATGKRPLALFLHGRHYTCYTPGTEDITGDWPCPTGTKSVPSYRGYLRDQQLLASQGYVTVSISANGINAQDAEAEDAGAQARSSLVRLHLAHWADWSAHPRTAPAVVRNAPPADLSRVLLIGHSRGGEGVNRAAMDSLYPPPAAQDGYRGPVRWKIRGTVLIGPTIFGQNPVADVPSVTILPGCDGDVSDLQGEVYVDGTRGVSKGTALHSAVYVEGADHNFFNTEWTPGQAQAPAEDDFYDDPDQRDAVCSPGAATRLTADQQHKVGSTYIATAARLFVAGDDRARELLDGSGRRAPSADPARVLTHAVGANRGAGFLPDGHVTVSGGRLCSAVDPDPAVACLGPDTKGGSPHFASWETAKEVGRRALALRWSAAGSAVTVRPDKPVSLGGAKSLALRVIVPPNSTGTQLDVSLTDTAGHRATLGRVRVDGLPGTERTASYWAREVRVPLTAASHAGLDLKHVKSLVLTPRSRSGQAWLMDAWGWRPGTPAATAAPLPRVDIGRLTVKEGDSGVRTYRVPVRVSGRGNGQVRLYVADPATGRATSRLVTVRPGGHDIDVPVKVEGNTRFDYGSQHDIFVKAVHGAVIGAHRGGVTAENDDPMPTFTVTPVADRVAEGQPLTWKVTLSTPADVELNPSFIVQPVATGPELSTLDVDPQWLGENSGEEPAPERPLSKVTGLFLWTSVPAGRAGTEISLPTIKDQVTEQPESVRFVAVDENGNPQSGGPELTGTVLDAS; this is translated from the coding sequence TTGTTCCGTGCCCGGCGAATATGGGTCACGGCCGCGACGGTGCTCGCGGTGGCGGGAGGGATGTCCGGGTCGGCGCAGGCGGCGCCACCGTCGGACGCCGGATCGTTCACGGCGACGGCGACGGCAGACGACGGCACGCTTCCGCCGGGATGGCGGATCACGGGGAAGGGCTCCGCGCGGCAGTTGGTGTGGCGCTCGGGCACCCGGGTGCCCATGGGGGACGCGCGCGTGGAGTTCCACGCCGGGAGCCGGCTCCTCGGCGTACCGGCACCGGCGAAGGACGGACGGACGTTCCGGCTCGGTCTCGGCGCCGTCGCGCCCGAGCAACTCGACGATCTTCAAGTACTGGCCGCCGGGCGCCGGTTGGACGTCGCCGGTGACAACAGCGCCTCCGGCAGCGGACGTTCAGAGGCCGCCGCCCGGCCCGCGGTCCCGCTCCCGGCCGGCGCGATCGATCCCGGCAAGGCGGGCACGTACCGTACGACGACCGGCGAGTACACGCTCAACTCCGTCCGTCTGCCCGGGTATCCGCAGCCGATCGAGATGAAGGCCGTCGTGGTCGCGCCGAAGGGCGCCACCGGCAAGCGGCCGCTGGCGCTGTTCCTGCACGGCCGTCACTACACCTGCTACACGCCGGGCACCGAGGACATCACCGGCGACTGGCCCTGCCCCACCGGCACCAAGTCCGTCCCGAGCTACCGGGGTTATCTGCGCGACCAGCAACTCCTCGCCTCCCAGGGCTATGTGACGGTGTCGATCTCCGCGAACGGCATCAACGCCCAGGACGCCGAGGCCGAGGACGCCGGCGCGCAGGCCCGTTCGTCGCTGGTCCGGCTCCACCTGGCCCACTGGGCCGACTGGTCCGCCCACCCCCGGACGGCTCCGGCGGTCGTCCGGAACGCACCGCCGGCCGACCTCTCCCGGGTCCTGCTGATCGGCCACTCGCGCGGTGGCGAGGGCGTCAACCGCGCGGCGATGGACAGCCTCTACCCGCCGCCGGCCGCCCAGGACGGCTACCGCGGCCCGGTGCGCTGGAAGATCCGCGGCACGGTCCTCATCGGCCCCACGATCTTCGGCCAGAACCCGGTGGCCGACGTGCCGTCGGTGACGATCCTGCCCGGCTGCGACGGAGACGTCTCCGACCTCCAGGGCGAGGTCTACGTCGACGGCACACGCGGGGTCAGCAAGGGAACGGCCCTGCACAGCGCGGTCTACGTCGAGGGCGCCGACCACAACTTCTTCAACACCGAGTGGACGCCGGGCCAGGCCCAGGCGCCCGCCGAGGACGACTTCTACGACGACCCCGACCAGCGTGACGCGGTGTGCTCGCCGGGCGCCGCGACCCGTCTGACCGCCGACCAGCAGCACAAGGTCGGCTCCACCTACATCGCCACGGCGGCACGGCTGTTCGTCGCCGGGGACGACCGGGCGCGCGAGCTGCTCGACGGCTCGGGCCGCCGGGCGCCCTCGGCGGACCCGGCGCGCGTCCTCACCCACGCGGTGGGCGCGAACCGTGGCGCCGGATTCCTGCCGGACGGCCACGTCACCGTGTCCGGCGGCCGGTTGTGCTCCGCCGTGGACCCCGACCCGGCCGTCGCCTGTCTGGGCCCGGACACCAAGGGCGGCTCTCCGCACTTCGCGTCCTGGGAGACCGCCAAGGAGGTCGGCCGCCGCGCGCTCGCGCTGCGCTGGTCCGCGGCCGGTTCGGCGGTGACGGTACGTCCCGACAAGCCGGTCTCCCTCGGCGGCGCCAAGAGCCTCGCCCTGCGCGTCATCGTGCCGCCCAACAGCACCGGCACCCAGCTCGACGTCTCCCTGACCGACACCGCCGGCCACCGCGCGACCCTCGGTCGCGTCCGCGTCGACGGCCTGCCCGGCACCGAGCGCACCGCCTCCTACTGGGCCCGCGAGGTCCGCGTCCCGCTCACCGCCGCCTCCCACGCCGGGCTCGACCTGAAGCACGTCAAGTCCCTTGTCCTGACCCCGCGTTCGCGCTCCGGCCAGGCCTGGCTGATGGACGCCTGGGGCTGGCGCCCCGGCACTCCGGCGGCCACCGCGGCCCCGCTCCCCCGCGTCGACATCGGCCGGCTCACCGTCAAGGAAGGCGACTCGGGCGTCAGGACGTACCGCGTCCCCGTCCGGGTGTCGGGCCGGGGCAACGGCCAGGTGCGCCTCTACGTCGCCGACCCGGCCACCGGCCGGGCCACGTCACGACTGGTGACGGTACGGCCCGGCGGCCACGACATCGACGTACCGGTGAAGGTCGAGGGCAACACCCGCTTCGACTACGGCAGCCAGCACGACATCTTCGTGAAGGCGGTGCACGGCGCGGTGATCGGCGCCCACCGCGGTGGGGTGACCGCCGAGAACGACGACCCGATGCCCACGTTCACCGTCACCCCGGTCGCCGACCGGGTCGCCGAGGGACAGCCCCTCACGTGGAAGGTGACGCTGTCCACGCCCGCCGACGTGGAGCTGAACCCCTCGTTCATCGTCCAACCGGTCGCCACGGGCCCGGAGTTGTCCACCCTGGACGTCGACCCGCAGTGGCTCGGCGAGAACTCCGGTGAGGAACCCGCGCCGGAGCGCCCGCTGTCCAAGGTGACGGGCCTGTTCCTCTGGACCTCCGTCCCGGCGGGACGGGCCGGCACGGAGATCAGCCTCCCGACGATCAAGGACCAGGTGACGGAACAGCCCGAGTCCGTGCGGTTCGTGGCCGTGGACGAGAACGGCAACCCGCAGAGCGGCGGCCCGGAGCTGACCGGCACGGTGCTCGACGCGTCGTAG
- a CDS encoding TetR family transcriptional regulator: MRDALVAAAFQLFLERGYEQTTIDDIVALAGVGRRSFFRYFPSKEDVVFPDHERCLADMTAFLASGGDEHEPVRRVCDAARLVLRMYNENPTFSVQRYRLTKKVPGLRAYELSVVWRYERALADYLRGRFAGRRDGTLHADVIAAAVVAAHNNALRSWLRSDGQRDAGAEVDHALGYVQSAFGHPPVPPLVEQGPEDVVVVVSRRGVPLWRVVQEIETALGSG, translated from the coding sequence ATGCGGGACGCCCTGGTGGCGGCCGCCTTCCAGTTGTTCCTGGAGCGGGGCTACGAACAGACCACCATCGACGACATCGTGGCGCTGGCCGGGGTCGGACGGCGGTCGTTCTTCCGCTACTTCCCGTCCAAGGAGGACGTGGTCTTCCCCGACCACGAACGCTGCCTGGCCGACATGACGGCCTTCCTCGCGTCCGGCGGCGACGAGCACGAGCCCGTGCGGCGGGTCTGCGACGCGGCCCGGCTCGTGCTGCGGATGTACAACGAGAACCCGACCTTCTCCGTGCAGCGTTACCGCCTCACCAAGAAGGTGCCGGGACTGCGCGCCTACGAACTGTCGGTCGTGTGGCGCTACGAGCGTGCCCTCGCCGACTATCTGCGCGGGCGCTTCGCCGGCCGGCGCGACGGGACCCTGCACGCGGACGTGATCGCGGCCGCCGTGGTCGCGGCGCACAACAACGCCCTGCGTTCCTGGCTGCGTTCGGACGGGCAGCGCGATGCGGGTGCCGAGGTGGACCACGCGCTGGGATATGTGCAGTCCGCCTTCGGACACCCGCCGGTGCCGCCCCTCGTCGAGCAGGGGCCCGAGGACGTCGTGGTGGTCGTCTCCCGGCGCGGGGTGCCGCTGTGGCGCGTGGTGCAGGAGATCGAGACGGCGCTCGGCAGCGGCTGA
- a CDS encoding Zn-ribbon domain-containing OB-fold protein, whose protein sequence is MYHHSGFATRPAVGSPAGVLDPPTADGDTILFQRCTWCGTAMYHRLLCPVCQGGDLRTERSEGTGTVRHSTVVHRNTPAARNVSLIEMAEGFVVRGRVIGPPIGIHSGDRVRLSTAKDPVRGEPVFQLLDEPYRAWH, encoded by the coding sequence GTGTACCACCACTCAGGATTCGCGACCCGTCCGGCAGTCGGCTCCCCGGCGGGCGTCCTCGATCCGCCCACCGCGGACGGGGACACCATCCTCTTCCAGCGCTGCACCTGGTGCGGCACCGCCATGTACCACCGGCTGTTGTGCCCGGTCTGCCAGGGCGGCGACCTGCGCACGGAGCGCAGCGAGGGCACCGGCACGGTCCGCCACTCCACGGTGGTGCACCGCAACACCCCCGCCGCCCGCAATGTGTCGCTGATCGAGATGGCCGAGGGCTTCGTGGTGCGCGGCCGGGTCATCGGCCCGCCCATCGGCATCCACAGCGGCGACCGCGTCCGGCTGTCCACGGCCAAGGACCCGGTGCGGGGCGAGCCCGTCTTCCAACTCCTCGACGAGCCGTACCGGGCCTGGCACTGA
- a CDS encoding phospholipid carrier-dependent glycosyltransferase: MMAREQHSVLDPGTLGDGGPPPPRATESRPARLHAGLRRHRRWLLPLLVVVLLAQMAAVMITTAVEQTPTIDEPVYVATATVYLREYSLDYNPEHPPLGKLVIAAGIALADPHFDANYRGDQGELGRHLLYESGNDPWRLMFWARLPVIVLTLLFGLVVFAFARELVGAARGLAALALYTFSPDVVAHGSLATLDVPQAGFLLTSVWLLWRARRRPFLYVPLAGAALGAAVATKMSALPAVPVLMLLAAVSVWSARRPADRAARRRALVLGVGGAAVVALVTVAVVWASYLAVDPRLRFTSTEPVPVIHGLRGQVVGLLPFPQAFLDGMRIQFGLEDYPWQGFLFGHLYTGSHWYYLPVALLVKTPLGMIALWAAGAVAVVAVRRSRPAAPYLLLPTAVLLGAAMDGSRDFGTRYAIFVPMFLAVAAACVPALRWRWAALSTGVLVAFVAVSSLRTFPYYLPYSNEAFGGPSKTYLRLHDSNVDWGQDLGRLADRLRERYAGERIWLVYKGSGVPSYYGIESSDPRKAGLREVHGLLVVSDTSIDKATGKLAELIDSSRPIDQVGHSITIYRR; encoded by the coding sequence ATGATGGCGCGCGAACAGCACTCGGTCCTCGACCCCGGCACGCTCGGCGACGGCGGGCCCCCTCCGCCGCGCGCCACGGAGAGCCGGCCGGCCCGCCTCCACGCCGGGCTGCGGCGCCACAGGCGGTGGCTGTTGCCGCTCCTGGTGGTGGTGCTCCTCGCGCAGATGGCCGCCGTGATGATCACGACCGCCGTCGAGCAGACACCGACCATCGACGAGCCGGTGTACGTGGCCACGGCCACCGTCTATCTGCGCGAGTACAGCCTCGACTACAACCCCGAGCACCCGCCCCTCGGGAAACTGGTGATCGCCGCCGGGATCGCCCTCGCCGACCCGCACTTCGATGCGAACTACCGTGGCGATCAGGGGGAGTTGGGCCGCCATCTGCTGTACGAGTCGGGCAACGACCCCTGGCGGCTGATGTTCTGGGCCCGGCTGCCGGTGATCGTGCTGACCCTGCTGTTCGGGCTGGTCGTGTTCGCGTTCGCCCGTGAACTCGTGGGCGCGGCACGGGGGTTGGCGGCGCTCGCCCTGTACACGTTCTCGCCCGATGTCGTCGCGCACGGCTCGCTGGCCACCCTCGACGTGCCGCAGGCCGGCTTTCTGCTGACGTCGGTCTGGCTGCTGTGGCGGGCCCGACGGCGCCCGTTCCTGTACGTCCCGCTCGCGGGGGCCGCGCTCGGGGCCGCCGTGGCGACGAAGATGAGCGCCCTGCCCGCCGTACCGGTGCTGATGCTGCTGGCCGCCGTGTCGGTGTGGTCCGCGCGCCGCCCGGCCGACCGTGCCGCCCGGCGGCGGGCGCTGGTGCTCGGGGTCGGGGGCGCGGCCGTGGTGGCGCTGGTGACGGTCGCCGTCGTCTGGGCGTCGTATCTCGCCGTCGATCCGCGGCTGCGGTTCACGTCCACCGAACCGGTGCCCGTCATCCACGGACTGCGCGGGCAGGTCGTCGGTCTGCTGCCGTTCCCGCAGGCGTTCCTCGACGGGATGCGCATCCAGTTCGGTCTGGAGGACTACCCGTGGCAGGGCTTCCTGTTCGGGCACCTCTACACCGGGTCGCACTGGTACTACCTGCCGGTGGCCCTGCTGGTGAAGACACCGCTCGGCATGATCGCGCTGTGGGCGGCGGGTGCCGTCGCGGTGGTGGCGGTACGGCGGTCGCGGCCGGCGGCGCCGTATCTGCTGCTGCCCACCGCCGTGCTGCTGGGCGCGGCGATGGACGGCTCGCGGGACTTCGGGACGCGGTACGCGATCTTCGTGCCGATGTTCCTGGCGGTCGCGGCGGCCTGTGTGCCGGCGCTGCGGTGGCGGTGGGCCGCGCTGTCCACGGGGGTGCTGGTGGCGTTCGTCGCGGTCAGTTCGCTGCGGACGTTTCCGTACTATCTGCCGTACTCCAACGAGGCGTTCGGCGGTCCGTCGAAGACCTATCTGCGGCTGCACGACTCCAACGTGGACTGGGGCCAGGACCTCGGCCGCCTCGCCGACCGGCTCCGCGAGCGGTACGCGGGCGAGCGGATCTGGCTCGTCTACAAGGGCAGTGGGGTGCCGTCGTACTACGGCATCGAGTCGTCCGATCCGCGCAAGGCAGGGCTGCGCGAGGTGCACGGGCTGTTGGTCGTTTCGGACACCTCGATCGACAAGGCGACGGGAAAACTGGCCGAGTTGATCGACAGCAGTCGTCCGATCGATCAAGTCGGTCATTCGATCACGATCTACCGGCGCTGA